One part of the Sarcophilus harrisii chromosome 5, mSarHar1.11, whole genome shotgun sequence genome encodes these proteins:
- the ARMC10 gene encoding armadillo repeat-containing protein 10: MGRALEAGWVAGLVLGAGACYCVYRLAWGKEKSRKTAAAGGSRGCPAGPGRTLLLRESGLPVGASPSPPAEDDCTTSFSTLNTQCLKKIICLLESTEDPLIRERALITLGNCAAFSVNQDIIRNLDGLSVIGNMLKDPNPKVKEKALNALNNLSMNIQNQRELKVYISQICEETISSPLNSEVQLAGLRLLTNMTVTNDYQHLIANSVSDLFGLLSLGNENIKIQTLKVLLNLSANPAMTRELLSVQVPSSLISLLDGKMEKEILLRVLTLFANLNDNIKQKENSFAQLQFNNGSLFSLFYGESTECTEKLLSLACHHDINVKEKVAKILTIL, translated from the exons ATGGGTAGAGCCCTGGAGGCGGGCTGGGTGGCAGGCTTGGTGCTCGGGGCCGGCGCGTGTTACTGCGTTTACCGCCTGGcctgggggaaagaaaagagccGGAAGACGGCGGCTGCGGGCGGGAGCAGAGGCTGCCCCGCGGGGCCGGGGCGGACGCTCCTCCTGCGGGAGTCCGGCCTCCCCGTGGGAGCCAGCCCCTCCCCTCCTGCAG AGGATGATTGTACCACATCATTTAGTACATTGAATACTCaatgtcttaaaaaaataatttgcttgcTAGAGTCAACTGAAGATCCTTTAATTCGTGAAAGAGCTTTGATTACACTGGGTAACTGTGCTGCTTTTTCAGTCAATCAA gaTATTATTCGTAATTTGGATGGTCTCTCAGTTATTGGAAACATGCTGAAAGATCCCAACCCCAAAGTTaaagaaaaggctttaaatgcaCTAAATAACTTAAGTATGAATATTCAGAATCAGAGGGAACTTAAG gtATACATTAGCCAGATCTGTGAGGAGACCATTTCCTCTCCCTTGAATTCAGAGGTACAGTTGGCTGGCCTGAGATTGTTAACAAACATGACAGTCACTAATGATTATCAGCACTTAATTGCCAATTCAGTTTCAGACCTCTTTGGTTTGTTATCTCTGGGAAATGAAAACATCAAG ATTCAGACTTTAAAAGTGCTTTTGAATTTGTCAGCAAATCCAGCCATGACAAGAGAACTTCTCAGTGTGCAa GTGCCATCATCACTGATTTCCCTCCTTGatggaaagatggaaaaggaaattcttCTTCGTGTCCTTACCCTCTTTGCAAATTTAAATGACAATATAAAGCAGAAAGAGAATTCATTTGCTCAGCTTCAATTTAATAAtggttctcttttctctttgttttatggaGAATCTACAGAGTGTACTGAGAAACTGCTATCCTTAGCATGTCATCATGATATCAATGTGAAAGAAAAAGTAGCAAAAATACTAACCATACTTTGA